TCATGCTGGCCTTAGTGGAAAATCAGCCGCGTTTGCTGACGCTCAAACAGGCATTGCGTGTTTACCTGGAGCACCGCATCGAGATTGTACGCCGCCGTAGTGAATACGACCTGGCACGTGCAAAAGAACGCGCTCATATCCTGGAAGGGTTGCTGACAGCGCTCTCAAACTTGGATGAAGTGGTTGCTATCATTCGGAAATCGCGCAATGTGGATACAGCCCGCACAAACCTCATCAAGGCCCTCTCAATCAGCGAGATCCAGGCCCAGGCGATTCTGGACATGCCACTGCGCCGTCTGGCGGCGTTGGAACGCAAGAAAATCGAAGAGGAACACAAAGAGAAGATCAAGCTGATTAACTACCTGGAAGGCTTGCTAAAAGACCCAAAGAAGGTCCGTATCCTCATTGCAGAAGAACTGACGACGATCAAAGCAGAATATAACGACCCACGCCGCACCATCATCGCCAACCAGACAGCGGCAAAAGTCAGCGCTAGCGACTTCCTGATGCCGGAAGAAGCCACCTGGATTACGTTGACAGTCGATGGCAAGCTGGGCCGCCTCTATAGTGATGAGCCGCCGAAAGTGACGGCTAGCGACAAAAATCCGCCTCGCTTCATTGTGGAGAGCACGACAGCGCAAACGCTCTATCTCGTCACAACCAAGGGTGATTGTGCGACAGTGCCTGTGCAACAACTGCCACAAATCAATGCGCCAGAGGACGGTAATTCGTTCTACGATCTATCCACATTGACTTCTAGCGATGAGGTCGCGGTGGCTATTGCCCTGCCCGCCAATATGAGCAGCGGCTACCTCTTCTTTGCGACAGAACAGGCGCAAGTCAAGCGTGTACGGGTCGAAGATTTGCCGGGTGTCTCCGCAAAGACATTTACGATAATGAAAGTCGCGGATGATGATAAGCTCATCACAGGGTTTGTCACTATGGGCGAAGATAGTGTCTTGCTCACAACTGCGCAGGCACAAACCATCCGCTTTAGCGAAGATGACGTCCGGCCAACAGGCTTACCTGCTGGCGGTATGCGCGGTATTAAGCTGCTCGGTCAGCGCGATAAGCTCGTCGGGGCCAGCCGCGCCGTAGAAGGCCAATATGTATGGGTCATCACAGATGATGGCATCGCCAAAATTTCCCATATCGACGAATACCCCGTCCAGGGCCGTGCAGGCAGTGGTGTCATCACCATGCGCATGGAAAAAACCAGTATGGGGCTTGCCGCTGCCACGATTGGCCGCCAGGATGATAATATCATCGCCCTGACGAATAAGAACAAGCCGCTGTATATGCGCGTTGGGCGTGCCCCCCAGATCAAGCGCGGACGTACTGGCGGCGAAAGCGTCATCGCCTTGCGCAATGGCGAAGAAGTCATCGGCGTTGTGAATTATCAGAGCAAAATCACAGCACCCGATACCGATGCCTAACGGCCCGCAAGGGCCATCAGTTCAGCATCATATTGTGG
The Phototrophicus methaneseepsis DNA segment above includes these coding regions:
- the gyrA gene encoding DNA gyrase subunit A, encoding MTVGDIQPVNIEQEMRNAYLDYAMSVIVSRALPDARDGLKPVHRRILYAMHDMGLRPSTAHKKSARIVGEVLGKYHPHGDSAVYDAMVRLAQDFSMRYMLVDGQGNFGSIDGDGAAAMRYTEARIANLGSELLIDIEKDTVDFTENFDGSLTEPSVLPANLPNLLINGASGIAVGMSTSIPPHNMGEVVDALVYMLSHWQHIDDITIDDLMQFIKGPDFPTGGVIYGHQETEDEENPLLQAYATGRGKITVRAKVHIEDMGRGKQRIIVSELPYQTNKTTLIERIATLVTSNKLEGLSDLRDESDRQNPVRLVIELQRGVEATDVLHNLFKLTPLQETFSIIMLALVENQPRLLTLKQALRVYLEHRIEIVRRRSEYDLARAKERAHILEGLLTALSNLDEVVAIIRKSRNVDTARTNLIKALSISEIQAQAILDMPLRRLAALERKKIEEEHKEKIKLINYLEGLLKDPKKVRILIAEELTTIKAEYNDPRRTIIANQTAAKVSASDFLMPEEATWITLTVDGKLGRLYSDEPPKVTASDKNPPRFIVESTTAQTLYLVTTKGDCATVPVQQLPQINAPEDGNSFYDLSTLTSSDEVAVAIALPANMSSGYLFFATEQAQVKRVRVEDLPGVSAKTFTIMKVADDDKLITGFVTMGEDSVLLTTAQAQTIRFSEDDVRPTGLPAGGMRGIKLLGQRDKLVGASRAVEGQYVWVITDDGIAKISHIDEYPVQGRAGSGVITMRMEKTSMGLAAATIGRQDDNIIALTNKNKPLYMRVGRAPQIKRGRTGGESVIALRNGEEVIGVVNYQSKITAPDTDA